One window of Candidatus Methylacidiphilales bacterium genomic DNA carries:
- the lptB gene encoding LPS export ABC transporter ATP-binding protein has product MSEVLRADNLVKTYGSRNVVNGVSLRVEAREVVGLLGKNGAGKTTTFHMITGIVRPTDGNIFIGGEDVTHMPMYRRARRGLGYLPQEESIFRKLTVEENLLCILETLAIPEEERRQRCDDLLFEFGIEHIRKSQAYKLSGGEKRRLSIARCLATEPSILLLDEPFSGVDPIAVSDIKDIIVALTRRGLSVLITDHNVRDTLEVVNRAYLICDGKVESQGTSEFLVNDPIARELYLGPRFNM; this is encoded by the coding sequence ATGTCCGAAGTTCTCCGCGCCGACAACCTGGTCAAGACCTATGGCAGCCGCAACGTGGTCAATGGCGTCAGCCTCCGTGTCGAGGCCCGCGAGGTGGTCGGACTTTTGGGCAAGAACGGGGCCGGGAAAACCACCACCTTCCACATGATCACCGGCATCGTCCGCCCGACCGATGGCAACATCTTCATCGGTGGCGAGGATGTCACCCACATGCCCATGTACCGCCGCGCCCGCCGCGGCCTCGGCTACCTCCCGCAGGAAGAATCCATTTTTCGCAAACTCACCGTCGAGGAAAACCTCCTCTGCATCCTGGAAACCCTCGCCATCCCGGAGGAGGAACGCAGGCAGCGCTGCGATGACCTGCTTTTCGAGTTCGGCATCGAGCACATCCGCAAAAGCCAGGCCTACAAACTCTCCGGCGGGGAAAAACGGCGCCTCTCCATCGCCCGCTGCCTTGCCACCGAACCCTCCATCCTCCTGCTCGACGAGCCTTTCAGCGGCGTCGACCCCATTGCCGTCAGCGACATCAAGGACATCATCGTCGCCCTGACCCGGCGCGGGTTGTCCGTGTTGATCACCGACCACAATGTCCGCGACACCCTCGAGGTGGTCAACCGGGCCTATCTCATCTGTGATGGCAAAGTGGAGTCCCAGGGCACGAGCGAGTTCCTGGTCAACGATCCCATCGCCCGGGAACTCTACCTCGGCCCCCGCTTCAACATGTGA
- a CDS encoding LptA/OstA family protein, translating into MNTHPLTRAAVPLLLLLGLLLPLPRLGAQNAAKPSLPAPASDVPAGTQVASDSFRLNLEKKEGVFSGNVKVADKSFNLESEELIVYFAADNKLERLVARGNVRIKAGPTRSSTSREAEYLVAEKKIKLTGDPVVMQNQNRVTGTVITMYPDSDRMDVDGRSKVTFFLE; encoded by the coding sequence ATGAACACCCATCCCCTGACCCGTGCCGCCGTCCCTCTTCTCCTCCTGCTCGGCCTCCTGCTCCCGCTGCCCCGGCTCGGGGCCCAGAACGCCGCCAAACCCTCGCTGCCCGCCCCCGCATCGGACGTCCCCGCGGGAACCCAGGTCGCCAGCGACTCCTTCCGCCTCAACCTCGAGAAAAAGGAGGGGGTCTTCAGCGGCAACGTCAAGGTCGCCGACAAGTCCTTCAACCTCGAGTCCGAGGAATTGATCGTTTACTTCGCCGCCGACAACAAACTCGAGCGCCTGGTCGCCCGCGGGAACGTCCGCATCAAAGCCGGCCCGACCCGTTCTTCCACCAGCCGCGAGGCCGAATACCTCGTCGCGGAAAAGAAAATCAAGCTCACCGGCGACCCCGTGGTCATGCAGAACCAGAACCGCGTCACCGGCACCGTCATCACCATGTATCCGGATTCCGACCGCATGGACGTCGATGGCCGCAGCAAAGTGACTTTCTTCCTCGAATGA
- the kdsA gene encoding 3-deoxy-8-phosphooctulonate synthase, translated as MAKTKPDRFVLFSGPCVLETEALALRIARRVRDLAEGLGWDYYFKASYDKANRTSIQSHRGLGPEKGLAMLRRIGDKAGVKVITDIHSPEEARLAARFVDAVQIPAFLCRQTDLVVAAAETGLPVNVKKGQFLAPHDVDPIAGKLKQAGCKSYWMCERGTTFGYNNLVVDMRSFVWMRERGHRVVFDATHSVQRPGGLGTATGGDGPLAPVLARAAMAVGIDGLFLETHPDPARSPSDGPNMIPLAELPRVLRQLAKVRDASQ; from the coding sequence ATGGCCAAGACCAAGCCTGACCGCTTCGTCCTTTTCTCCGGGCCCTGCGTGCTCGAGACCGAGGCCCTCGCCCTGCGCATCGCCCGCCGGGTGCGCGATCTGGCGGAAGGTCTCGGTTGGGACTACTACTTCAAGGCCTCCTACGACAAGGCCAACCGCACCTCCATCCAATCCCACCGCGGTCTCGGCCCGGAGAAGGGACTGGCGATGCTCCGCCGCATCGGTGACAAAGCCGGAGTCAAGGTCATCACCGACATCCACTCCCCGGAGGAGGCCCGCCTGGCCGCCCGCTTCGTCGATGCCGTGCAAATCCCCGCCTTTCTCTGCCGCCAAACCGACCTCGTCGTCGCCGCCGCGGAAACCGGCCTCCCGGTCAACGTGAAGAAGGGCCAGTTCCTCGCCCCCCACGACGTCGACCCCATCGCCGGCAAGCTGAAGCAGGCCGGTTGCAAGTCCTACTGGATGTGCGAGCGCGGTACCACCTTCGGCTACAACAACCTGGTCGTGGATATGCGCTCGTTCGTCTGGATGCGCGAGCGGGGCCACCGCGTGGTTTTCGACGCCACCCATTCCGTGCAACGTCCGGGCGGACTTGGAACCGCCACCGGCGGCGACGGTCCGCTGGCCCCGGTGCTGGCCCGCGCGGCCATGGCCGTGGGCATCGACGGCCTTTTCCTGGAAACCCACCCCGATCCCGCCCGTTCGCCCTCCGACGGGCCGAACATGATTCCGCTTGCCGAACTGCCGCGGGTTCTGAGACAACTGGCCAAGGTGCGCGATGCGTCCCAATAA
- a CDS encoding CTP synthase produces MKYIFVTGGVVSSLGKGLTGASLGTLLERRGLRVVLQKFDPYLNVDPGTMSPFQHGEVYVLEDGAETDLDLGHYERFTHGLLTKSNNLTTGQIYEEVLRKERRGDYLGKTVQVIPHVTDEIKARIRKVSQFQECDVLITEIGGTTGDIEGLPFIEALRQFALEVGPDNALFLHVTLIPYIKAAGELKSKPTQQSVAKLREIGIQPQILICRTEQPMDKEIRAKLSMFCNVPLEAVIEEQDAAYSIYEIPLMLQREHLDDLVCKYLHLTLPPADMKDWQQMVNRIIAPSHQVNIAVVGKYIEHQDAYKSIYESLTHAGADLDTGIHVHKVDAEDIEQEGAEKFLAGMDGILVPGGFGIRGIEGKILAARYARESRTPYFGLCLGMQIATIEFARHVCNLKDAHSTEFDPATPHPVITLLDEQSKVTTKGGTMRLGASPCVLAEGSLAHAAYGRSLVSERHRHRYEFNLEYRRQMEDAGLRLSGLYQGRDLVEIVEVRDHPWFLACQFHPEFKSKPGQPHPLFRAFTAAALHHGQDQA; encoded by the coding sequence ATGAAGTATATTTTCGTCACCGGCGGCGTGGTCAGTTCCCTGGGCAAAGGGCTCACCGGGGCCTCTCTCGGCACCCTCCTCGAACGCCGCGGCCTCCGCGTCGTCCTGCAAAAGTTCGATCCCTATCTCAATGTCGACCCCGGGACCATGAGCCCGTTCCAGCACGGCGAAGTCTATGTCCTCGAGGACGGGGCGGAAACCGACCTCGACCTCGGCCACTACGAGCGCTTCACCCACGGCCTGCTCACCAAATCGAACAACCTCACCACCGGCCAGATCTACGAGGAGGTCCTGCGTAAGGAACGCCGCGGCGATTACCTCGGCAAGACCGTCCAGGTCATCCCCCACGTCACCGACGAGATCAAGGCGCGCATCCGCAAAGTCAGCCAGTTCCAGGAATGCGACGTCCTGATCACCGAGATCGGCGGCACCACCGGCGACATCGAAGGCCTGCCCTTCATCGAGGCCCTGCGCCAGTTCGCGCTCGAGGTCGGCCCGGACAATGCCCTCTTCCTCCACGTCACGCTCATCCCCTACATCAAGGCGGCGGGCGAACTCAAATCCAAGCCGACCCAGCAGAGCGTGGCCAAGTTGCGCGAGATCGGCATCCAGCCCCAGATCCTCATCTGCCGCACCGAGCAGCCCATGGACAAGGAAATCCGGGCCAAACTCTCCATGTTTTGCAACGTCCCCCTCGAAGCGGTCATCGAGGAACAGGACGCGGCCTACAGCATCTACGAAATCCCCCTCATGCTCCAGCGCGAGCATCTCGACGACCTGGTCTGCAAATACCTCCACCTCACCCTGCCGCCCGCCGACATGAAGGATTGGCAGCAGATGGTCAACCGCATCATCGCCCCCAGCCACCAGGTCAACATCGCCGTCGTCGGAAAATACATCGAACACCAGGACGCCTACAAAAGCATCTACGAGTCGCTGACCCACGCCGGCGCCGACCTCGATACCGGCATCCATGTCCACAAGGTCGACGCCGAGGACATCGAGCAGGAGGGGGCGGAAAAATTCCTGGCCGGCATGGATGGCATCCTCGTCCCCGGCGGCTTCGGCATCCGCGGCATCGAGGGCAAGATCCTGGCCGCCCGCTACGCCCGGGAATCCCGCACCCCGTACTTCGGCCTCTGCCTCGGCATGCAGATCGCCACCATCGAATTCGCCCGGCACGTCTGCAACCTCAAGGACGCCCACAGCACCGAGTTCGATCCCGCCACCCCGCACCCCGTCATCACCCTCCTCGACGAGCAGTCCAAGGTCACGACCAAGGGGGGCACGATGCGCCTGGGGGCCAGTCCCTGTGTCCTGGCCGAGGGTTCCCTGGCCCACGCCGCCTACGGCCGATCCCTGGTTTCCGAGCGCCACCGCCACCGCTACGAGTTCAACCTCGAATACCGCCGACAGATGGAGGACGCCGGACTGCGACTTTCCGGGCTTTATCAGGGACGCGACCTGGTGGAGATCGTCGAGGTCCGGGACCATCCCTGGTTCCTGGCCTGCCAGTTCCACCCCGAATTCAAATCCAAACCCGGCCAGCCCCACCCGCTCTTCCGGGCCTTCACCGCCGCCGCCCTCCATCATGGCCAAGACCAAGCCTGA
- the kdsB gene encoding 3-deoxy-manno-octulosonate cytidylyltransferase gives MSTSPRVWAVIPARYASSRFPGKMLADIQGKPLIQRVWERVRQCPALGRITIATDDERIARVVEAFGGEAVMTDPDLPSGTDRVAAVIRGRETGWDWILNVQGDEPMITPDVLQSLITALGPTPVAPMATMARRITDPAAITDPNVVKVVSDLSGRALYFSRSPIPHVRDPGDRAEHWHHLGLYVYRPDTLQFLVQCPPSPLELAEKLEQLRALQNGVAVQVVPTSVETIGVDRPEDVQRVAAFLRD, from the coding sequence ATGAGCACTTCCCCCCGAGTTTGGGCGGTCATCCCCGCCAGATACGCCTCCAGCCGGTTTCCCGGAAAAATGCTGGCCGACATCCAGGGCAAGCCGCTCATCCAGCGTGTCTGGGAGCGGGTCCGCCAGTGCCCGGCCTTGGGTCGGATCACCATTGCCACCGACGACGAACGCATTGCCCGCGTGGTGGAAGCTTTCGGGGGTGAGGCGGTCATGACCGACCCGGATCTGCCCTCCGGCACCGACCGGGTGGCGGCCGTCATCCGGGGCCGTGAAACGGGGTGGGATTGGATTCTCAACGTCCAGGGTGACGAGCCCATGATCACCCCGGACGTTCTGCAAAGCCTCATCACCGCACTCGGGCCCACCCCCGTCGCTCCCATGGCCACCATGGCCCGGCGGATCACCGACCCCGCCGCCATCACCGATCCCAACGTGGTCAAGGTCGTCTCCGACCTCTCCGGACGGGCCCTTTATTTTTCCCGTTCGCCCATCCCGCACGTCCGCGACCCCGGCGACCGGGCCGAGCACTGGCACCACCTCGGCCTTTACGTCTACCGGCCCGACACCCTCCAGTTTTTGGTCCAATGTCCGCCCAGCCCGCTCGAACTGGCGGAGAAACTCGAACAACTCCGCGCCCTACAGAATGGGGTTGCGGTCCAAGTCGTTCCCACTAGCGTGGAAACGATCGGAGTGGACCGTCCGGAGGATGTGCAGCGTGTGGCTGCATTCCTCAGGGATTAG
- a CDS encoding HAD-IIIA family hydrolase → MSGHEPMRAVFLDRDDTLIRNVPYLGDPAGVEILPGVAEGLGLLNDAGFRLLVVSNQSGVGRGLITKEQVAAVNLAMESKVGPGLIGGYYLSYADPSDPSAANERKPSPALLFRARDELGLDLGRCFMVGDKRIDIECARNAGCRAVLVRTGTVAFEVEGAEDLADHAADDFLAAAQWILSQTKT, encoded by the coding sequence ATGTCGGGCCATGAACCCATGCGCGCGGTCTTCCTCGACCGGGACGATACCTTGATCCGCAATGTGCCCTATCTGGGCGATCCGGCTGGAGTGGAAATTCTGCCCGGCGTGGCCGAAGGGCTCGGATTGCTCAACGATGCGGGTTTCCGTCTTCTGGTGGTCAGCAACCAATCCGGCGTCGGCAGGGGATTGATCACCAAAGAACAGGTGGCCGCCGTCAATCTCGCCATGGAATCCAAAGTCGGGCCCGGTCTGATCGGTGGCTACTACCTCAGCTATGCCGACCCTTCCGATCCCTCCGCCGCCAACGAGCGCAAACCCTCGCCCGCGCTCTTGTTCCGCGCCCGGGACGAACTCGGCCTCGACCTGGGACGGTGTTTCATGGTCGGAGACAAGCGCATCGACATCGAATGCGCGCGCAATGCCGGATGCCGGGCGGTGCTGGTGCGGACGGGCACGGTGGCGTTTGAAGTGGAGGGAGCGGAAGACCTGGCCGACCACGCCGCCGATGACTTCCTCGCCGCCGCCCAATGGATTCTTTCCCAGACAAAAACATGA
- the rfaE1 gene encoding D-glycero-beta-D-manno-heptose-7-phosphate kinase has product MNPVFSTRAELAAALAAMKRQRILVVGDVMLDRFVRGKVSRISPEAPVPVVHVTQETAHAGGAANVARNLAGIGVRCTICGLVGRDVAGREIAALLKADGIGTAGLLVEPSIPTIVKTRIFARQQQLVRVDWEERTVLSAGHRQRLHAYLLRAVQSHDAVIIEDYGKGFVTQELVREIFRICQAAGKPVTVDPNVNNPLDYSGATVLKPNRLEAAAAAGRSFETLAEARSSGPVLLRRWKLPHLLVTLGEEGMLLFSKGLPPYHTPTRAREVFDVSGAGDTVIAFFTAALAAGLDVRLAAETANHAAGVVVSKLGTATVTPEELGASFFPEAE; this is encoded by the coding sequence ATGAATCCGGTTTTTTCCACACGTGCCGAGCTCGCGGCCGCCCTGGCGGCGATGAAGCGCCAACGCATTTTGGTGGTCGGCGATGTGATGCTCGACCGTTTCGTCCGCGGGAAGGTCAGCCGGATTTCTCCCGAGGCCCCGGTGCCGGTCGTCCACGTGACCCAGGAGACCGCCCACGCCGGAGGGGCGGCCAACGTGGCCCGCAACCTGGCGGGAATCGGCGTCCGCTGCACCATTTGCGGTCTGGTCGGACGTGATGTCGCGGGCCGGGAAATTGCCGCTTTGTTGAAGGCGGATGGTATCGGCACGGCCGGACTCCTCGTCGAACCCAGCATCCCCACCATCGTCAAGACGCGCATCTTCGCCCGCCAGCAGCAGCTCGTGCGCGTCGATTGGGAGGAACGGACGGTTCTTTCCGCCGGCCACCGCCAGCGCCTCCATGCCTACCTCCTGCGCGCGGTCCAATCCCATGATGCCGTCATCATCGAGGATTACGGGAAGGGATTTGTCACCCAGGAGCTGGTCAGGGAGATCTTCCGGATCTGCCAGGCCGCGGGCAAGCCGGTTACCGTCGACCCCAACGTCAACAACCCGCTTGATTATTCCGGTGCCACCGTGCTCAAGCCCAACCGTCTGGAGGCGGCGGCCGCGGCGGGCCGTTCGTTCGAGACGCTGGCCGAGGCGCGGTCCTCCGGCCCGGTCCTGCTGCGCCGCTGGAAATTGCCGCACCTGCTGGTGACGTTGGGCGAGGAGGGCATGTTGCTCTTTTCCAAGGGTCTGCCGCCCTACCACACGCCCACGCGCGCCCGCGAGGTCTTTGATGTTTCGGGCGCGGGCGACACGGTCATCGCCTTTTTCACCGCCGCCCTCGCCGCCGGTCTCGACGTCCGCCTGGCCGCGGAAACCGCCAATCATGCCGCGGGCGTGGTGGTGAGCAAGTTGGGCACGGCCACCGTCACCCCGGAAGAACTTGGTGCGAGTTTTTTCCCCGAGGCCGAATGA
- a CDS encoding undecaprenyl-diphosphate phosphatase — MPHWLETIVLGIIEGITEFLPISSTGHLIVAEHFFGSPRSEFFNVGIQSGAVLAVVLIYWRRLLDLGLRCRERETQAYLGKLALAFLLTVILGLITRKMGIKLPETLEPVAWAVLLGALGIFFAESVLHRRSSTDHIAWSTAALVGISQVIAGIFPGTSRSAATIIVAMLLGCSRLSATEFSFLVGIPTMFAASAYLALGEWKDRGPDAVIPELGDFALGFAVSLVTAFLVVKWLLFYLRSHDFRLFAWYRLALGIALLAWVYLA, encoded by the coding sequence ATGCCGCACTGGTTGGAAACGATTGTCCTGGGGATCATCGAGGGGATCACCGAATTCCTTCCCATCTCCTCCACCGGCCACCTGATCGTGGCCGAACACTTCTTCGGTTCACCCCGTTCGGAATTTTTCAACGTCGGCATCCAGTCCGGAGCCGTTCTGGCCGTGGTCCTGATTTACTGGCGGCGACTGCTCGATCTGGGCCTGCGTTGCCGTGAACGGGAGACCCAGGCCTACCTCGGCAAGCTCGCCCTGGCTTTCCTCCTCACGGTCATCCTGGGACTGATCACACGGAAAATGGGCATCAAACTCCCGGAAACCCTCGAACCGGTGGCCTGGGCCGTCCTCCTCGGTGCCTTGGGCATTTTCTTTGCCGAATCCGTGCTGCATCGCCGCAGTTCCACGGACCACATCGCCTGGTCCACCGCCGCCCTGGTCGGCATTTCCCAGGTCATCGCGGGGATTTTCCCCGGCACCTCCCGGTCCGCCGCCACCATCATCGTGGCCATGTTGCTAGGCTGCTCCCGCCTTTCGGCCACCGAGTTTTCCTTCCTCGTCGGCATCCCGACCATGTTTGCCGCCAGTGCCTACCTGGCTTTGGGGGAATGGAAAGACCGCGGACCGGATGCCGTGATTCCGGAGTTGGGCGACTTCGCCCTCGGCTTCGCCGTATCCCTTGTCACCGCCTTCCTGGTCGTCAAGTGGCTCCTCTTCTACCTCCGCAGCCATGACTTCCGGCTCTTTGCCTGGTACCGCCTGGCCCTAGGGATTGCCCTCCTTGCCTGGGTCTATCTGGCCTGA